A region from the Lysobacter sp. BMK333-48F3 genome encodes:
- a CDS encoding efflux RND transporter permease subunit, which produces MTVAQPSDTTSFNLVEFSTRRRVTVAMVTITFLLFGVIALNSLKVNLLPDLSYPTLTVRTEYTGAAPTEIETLVTEPLEEALGVVKGLRKLKSVSRTGQSDVVLEFAWGTDMDQASLEVRDKMEVVQLPLEVKKPVLLRFNPSTEPILRIALSNKGAAADDTDAIRRLTELRRYADDDLKKKLEPVDGVAAVKVGGGLEDEIQVDIDQQKIAQLNLPIDNIIQRLQQENINISGGSLQEGSQRYLVRTVNQFATVPEIREMLVTTQQAGGNAAADAAAEMARVAAASGSADAMAAAASVQSANDGSQSTPAGGKPVRLKDIAEVRQGYKEREAIIRLAGKEAVELAIYKEGDANTVATADAIQARLEAIKSQIPADVELTTIDDQSQFIRHAIADVKKDAVIGGLLAILIIFLFLRDGWSTFVISLSLPVSIVTTFFFMGQLDLSLNVMSLGGLALATGLVVDDSIVVLESIAKARERGLGILEAAIQGTREVSMAVMASTLTTVAVFLPLVFVEGIAGQLFRDQALTVALAIAISLVVSMTLIPMLSALKGRPPMAFPDEEGHPRWQPTSRLQKPLAAVGHGAGTGVRGAVFGLSWLVVKFWRGLAAVVGPVMRKASDLAMAPYGRAESAYLKLLPAAMRRPALVLVLAGAAFVATMATVPLLGADLIPQLAQDRFEMTVKLPPGTPLRETDKLVRELQLKHDKDPGIRALFGVSGSGTRLDANPTESGENIGKLTVVMADGGSKEVEAAETERLRETMAVHPAAQVGFARPQLFSFSTPLEIELRGQDLETIQRAGQRMAAMLRANPHYADVKSTVEQGFPEIQIRFDQDRAGALGLTTRQIADAVVKKVRGEVATRYSFRDRKIDVLVRARESDRASLESIRRLIVNPGSSRPVTLNSVAEVVSTTGPSEIHRADQVRVAIVSANLRDIDLGGAIDEVRQMVAEQPLGPEIGMHIGGQGEELQQSINSLLFAFGLAIFLVYLVMASQFESLLHPFVILFTIPLALVGAVLALVLTRSPVSVVVFIGLILLVGLVVKNAIILIDKVNQLREEGVAKREALIEGARSRLRPIVMTTTCTLFGFLPLAIATGEGAEVRAPMAITVIGGLLVSTLLTLVVIPVVYDLLDRRSDEHYRERARRARRDANAVAEHIHEEQEPLTDADLHHPPHGHQPGQA; this is translated from the coding sequence CTGACTGTGGCTCAGCCTTCGGACACGACGTCCTTCAACCTCGTGGAATTCTCCACGCGCCGCCGGGTCACGGTGGCGATGGTGACCATCACCTTCCTGCTGTTCGGCGTGATCGCCCTCAACAGCCTCAAGGTCAACCTGCTGCCCGACCTCAGCTACCCGACGCTGACGGTGCGCACCGAGTACACCGGCGCGGCGCCGACCGAAATCGAAACCCTGGTCACCGAGCCGCTGGAAGAAGCGTTGGGCGTGGTCAAGGGCCTGCGCAAGCTGAAGTCGGTCTCGCGCACCGGCCAGAGCGACGTGGTGCTCGAGTTCGCCTGGGGCACCGACATGGACCAGGCCAGCCTGGAAGTGCGCGACAAGATGGAGGTCGTGCAGCTGCCGCTGGAAGTGAAGAAGCCGGTGCTGCTGCGCTTCAACCCTTCGACCGAGCCGATCCTGCGCATCGCCCTGTCCAACAAGGGCGCGGCCGCCGACGACACCGACGCGATCCGGCGCCTGACCGAGCTGCGCCGCTACGCCGACGACGATCTGAAGAAGAAGCTCGAACCGGTCGATGGCGTCGCCGCGGTCAAGGTCGGCGGCGGCCTGGAGGACGAGATCCAGGTCGACATCGACCAGCAGAAGATCGCCCAGCTCAACCTGCCGATCGACAACATCATCCAGCGCCTGCAGCAGGAGAACATCAACATCTCCGGCGGCAGCCTGCAGGAGGGCAGCCAGCGCTACCTGGTGCGCACGGTCAACCAGTTCGCGACCGTGCCGGAAATCCGCGAGATGCTGGTCACCACCCAGCAGGCCGGCGGCAACGCCGCCGCCGACGCGGCCGCCGAGATGGCCCGGGTCGCCGCCGCATCCGGCTCGGCCGACGCGATGGCCGCCGCGGCCTCGGTGCAGAGCGCCAACGACGGCTCGCAGAGCACCCCGGCCGGCGGCAAGCCGGTGCGGCTCAAGGACATCGCCGAGGTCCGCCAGGGCTACAAGGAACGCGAGGCGATCATCCGCCTGGCCGGCAAGGAAGCGGTCGAGCTGGCGATCTACAAGGAAGGCGACGCCAACACCGTCGCCACCGCCGACGCCATCCAGGCGCGGCTGGAGGCGATCAAGTCGCAGATTCCAGCCGACGTCGAGCTGACCACCATCGACGACCAGTCGCAGTTCATCCGCCACGCCATCGCCGACGTCAAGAAGGACGCGGTGATCGGCGGCCTGCTGGCGATCCTGATCATCTTCCTGTTCCTGCGCGACGGCTGGAGCACGTTCGTGATCAGCCTGTCGCTGCCGGTCTCGATCGTCACCACCTTCTTCTTCATGGGCCAGCTCGACCTGAGCCTCAACGTGATGTCGCTGGGCGGCCTGGCCTTGGCCACCGGCCTGGTGGTGGACGACTCGATCGTGGTGCTGGAGTCGATCGCCAAGGCGCGCGAACGCGGACTGGGCATCCTCGAGGCGGCGATCCAGGGCACCCGCGAAGTCAGCATGGCGGTGATGGCCTCGACCCTGACCACGGTAGCGGTGTTCCTGCCGCTGGTGTTCGTCGAAGGCATCGCCGGCCAGCTGTTCCGCGACCAGGCCCTGACCGTGGCGCTGGCGATCGCGATCTCGCTGGTCGTGTCGATGACCCTGATCCCGATGCTCAGCGCGCTCAAGGGCCGGCCGCCGATGGCGTTCCCGGACGAGGAAGGCCACCCGCGCTGGCAGCCGACTTCGCGCCTGCAGAAGCCGCTGGCCGCGGTCGGCCACGGCGCCGGTACCGGCGTGCGCGGCGCGGTGTTCGGCCTGAGCTGGCTGGTGGTGAAGTTCTGGCGCGGCCTGGCCGCGGTGGTCGGTCCGGTGATGCGCAAGGCCAGCGACCTGGCGATGGCGCCCTACGGCCGCGCCGAGAGCGCCTACCTGAAGCTGCTGCCGGCGGCGATGCGCCGGCCGGCCCTGGTGCTGGTCCTGGCCGGCGCGGCCTTCGTCGCGACCATGGCCACGGTGCCGCTGCTCGGCGCCGACCTGATCCCGCAGCTGGCCCAGGACCGCTTCGAGATGACGGTCAAGCTGCCGCCGGGCACGCCGCTGCGCGAGACCGACAAGCTGGTGCGCGAGCTGCAGCTCAAGCACGACAAGGACCCCGGCATCCGCGCGCTGTTCGGCGTCAGCGGCAGCGGCACGCGCCTGGACGCCAATCCCACCGAGAGCGGCGAGAACATCGGCAAGCTCACCGTGGTGATGGCCGACGGCGGCAGCAAGGAGGTCGAGGCGGCCGAAACCGAGCGCCTGCGCGAGACCATGGCCGTCCATCCGGCGGCCCAGGTCGGCTTCGCCCGACCGCAGTTGTTCAGCTTCTCCACGCCGCTGGAAATCGAGTTGCGCGGCCAGGACCTGGAGACCATCCAGCGCGCCGGCCAGCGCATGGCCGCGATGCTGCGCGCCAACCCGCACTACGCCGACGTCAAGTCGACGGTGGAGCAGGGCTTCCCCGAGATCCAGATCCGCTTCGACCAGGACCGCGCCGGCGCGCTCGGCCTGACCACGCGCCAGATCGCCGACGCGGTGGTCAAGAAGGTGCGCGGCGAAGTCGCCACCCGCTACAGCTTCCGGGACCGCAAGATCGACGTGCTGGTGCGGGCGCGCGAGTCCGATCGCGCCTCGCTGGAAAGCATCCGCCGCCTGATCGTCAATCCGGGCAGCAGCCGGCCGGTGACCCTGAACTCGGTCGCCGAGGTGGTCTCGACCACCGGCCCGAGCGAAATCCACCGCGCCGACCAGGTGCGGGTGGCGATCGTCTCGGCCAACCTGCGCGACATCGACCTGGGCGGCGCGATCGACGAGGTCCGGCAGATGGTCGCCGAGCAGCCGCTCGGCCCCGAGATCGGCATGCACATCGGCGGCCAGGGCGAGGAACTGCAGCAGTCGATCAACTCGCTGCTGTTCGCCTTCGGCCTGGCGATCTTCCTGGTCTATCTGGTGATGGCCTCGCAGTTCGAATCGCTGCTGCACCCGTTCGTGATCCTGTTCACCATTCCGCTGGCCCTGGTCGGCGCGGTGCTGGCCCTGGTCCTGACCCGCTCGCCGGTGTCGGTGGTGGTGTTCATCGGCCTGATCCTGCTGGTCGGCCTGGTGGTGAAGAACGCGATCATCCTGATCGACAAGGTCAACCAGCTGCGCGAGGAAGGCGTGGCCAAGCGCGAGGCGCTGATCGAGGGCGCGCGTTCGCGCCTGCGCCCGATCGTGATGACCACCACCTGCACCCTGTTCGGCTTCCTGCCGCTGGCGATCGCCACCGGCGAGGGCGCCGAGGTGCGCGCGCCGATGGCGATCACGGTGATCGGCGGCCTGCTGGTGTCGACCCTGCTGACCCTGGTGGTGATCCCGGTGGTGTACGACCTGCTCGACCGCCGCTCCGACGAGCACTACCGCGAACGCGCGCGTCGCGCGCGCCGCGACGCCAACGCGGTGGCCGAGCACATCCACGAAGAGCAGGAACCGCTGACCGACGCGGACCTGCACCACCCGCCGCACGGCCACCAGCCGGGCCAGGCCTGA
- a CDS encoding cytochrome c, which yields MRPLTIACFALTLAAATAYAQEPAKAPAAAAAPATAAPAAAAPAKSPAKGNAETGRQLTYTCQGCHGVTGYKNAYPNYHVPKIVGQSQEYLVNALTEYKKGTRKHPTMQAQAQSFSDQDIADIAAFLSSAK from the coding sequence ATGCGACCGCTGACGATCGCCTGTTTCGCTCTGACCCTGGCCGCCGCTACGGCGTACGCGCAGGAACCCGCCAAGGCGCCGGCCGCTGCCGCCGCGCCCGCCACGGCCGCCCCCGCCGCTGCCGCCCCGGCCAAGTCGCCGGCGAAAGGCAACGCCGAAACCGGTCGCCAGCTGACCTATACCTGCCAGGGTTGCCACGGGGTCACCGGCTACAAGAACGCTTATCCCAACTATCACGTGCCCAAGATCGTCGGGCAGTCGCAGGAGTACCTGGTCAACGCGCTGACCGAGTACAAGAAAGGCACGCGCAAGCACCCGACCATGCAGGCCCAGGCCCAGAGCTTCTCGGACCAGGACATCGCCGACATCGCCGCCTTCCTCTCCAGCGCCAAGTGA
- a CDS encoding efflux RND transporter periplasmic adaptor subunit — MRHLSNNRHGGASARSTVAFAALALACTLGLAACKGGPGAAEAQGKEAKDKASEAVPVEVAQATRRAIAASYTGTAPLEARAESQVVAKTSGVALSVMVEEGQHVQAGQVLVRLDSARAELAAAQTNATLRKLEANYARSKQLAEQRLLSANDIDQLRYDMENARAANRMANLELSYANVQAPISGIVASRSIKTGNFVQINSPIIRIVDTSRLEATLNVPERELATLKAGLPVQMAVDAMPGKAFAGTVDRVAPVVDSGSGTFRVICSFEGGGALQPGMFGRLRIDYDNRADALVVPRAALLDDEGDPAVFVVRGKKVARVPIKLGYLDGAWAEVRDGVKLGDQVVVAGKTALRDGTEVQLIGQNPPREVAAAKPATQKQ, encoded by the coding sequence ATGCGTCATCTCTCCAATAACCGCCACGGCGGTGCTTCGGCGCGCAGCACGGTGGCCTTCGCCGCCCTGGCCTTGGCCTGCACCCTCGGGCTGGCGGCCTGCAAGGGCGGCCCCGGCGCCGCCGAGGCTCAGGGCAAGGAAGCCAAGGACAAGGCATCCGAAGCGGTCCCGGTCGAAGTCGCTCAGGCGACCCGGCGGGCGATCGCGGCCAGCTATACCGGCACCGCGCCGCTGGAAGCGCGCGCCGAGTCGCAGGTGGTCGCCAAGACCTCCGGCGTGGCGCTGTCGGTGATGGTCGAAGAAGGCCAGCACGTCCAGGCCGGCCAGGTGCTGGTCCGGCTGGACTCGGCCCGCGCCGAGCTGGCGGCGGCCCAGACCAACGCCACCCTGCGCAAGCTCGAGGCCAACTACGCCCGCTCCAAGCAACTGGCCGAACAGCGCCTGCTCAGCGCCAACGACATCGACCAGCTGCGCTACGACATGGAAAACGCGCGCGCCGCCAACCGGATGGCCAACCTGGAACTGTCCTACGCCAACGTCCAGGCGCCGATCTCCGGGATCGTCGCGTCGCGTTCGATCAAGACCGGCAACTTCGTCCAGATCAACTCGCCGATCATCCGCATCGTCGACACCTCGCGCCTGGAGGCCACGCTCAACGTGCCCGAGCGCGAGCTGGCCACGCTCAAGGCCGGCCTGCCGGTGCAGATGGCGGTCGACGCCATGCCCGGCAAGGCCTTCGCCGGCACCGTCGACCGGGTCGCGCCGGTGGTCGACTCCGGCAGCGGCACGTTCCGGGTGATCTGCAGCTTCGAGGGCGGCGGCGCGCTGCAGCCGGGCATGTTCGGCCGCCTGCGCATCGACTACGACAACCGCGCCGACGCGCTGGTGGTGCCGCGCGCGGCGCTGCTCGACGACGAAGGCGATCCGGCGGTGTTCGTGGTCCGCGGCAAGAAGGTCGCGCGGGTGCCGATCAAGCTGGGCTACCTCGATGGCGCCTGGGCCGAGGTCCGCGACGGGGTCAAGCTGGGCGACCAGGTCGTGGTCGCCGGCAAGACCGCGTTGCGCGACGGCACCGAGGTGCAGCTGATCGGGCAGAATCCGCCGCGTGAAGTCGCCGCGGCGAAGCCGGCCACGCAGAAGCAATAA
- a CDS encoding c-type cytochrome translates to MTQIRSIKRGFALAALSLALAACSNADAPAGHSSADRNAGHTSSSSGLPAGRIAEGEKLASVKGAATGQSCVDCHGAEGNAPIDPTYPKLAGQYHDYIAHSLQMYRDGDREHALMSNQAKTLNDQQIADLAAYFGSRDKGQLRDLHGIH, encoded by the coding sequence ATGACCCAGATCCGTTCGATCAAGCGCGGCTTCGCTCTGGCTGCCCTGTCGCTGGCCCTCGCCGCCTGCTCCAACGCCGATGCGCCGGCCGGCCACTCCTCGGCCGACCGCAACGCCGGCCACACCTCGTCCTCGTCGGGCCTGCCGGCCGGCCGCATCGCCGAGGGCGAGAAGCTGGCCAGCGTCAAGGGCGCCGCCACCGGCCAGTCCTGCGTCGACTGCCACGGCGCCGAAGGCAATGCGCCGATCGATCCGACCTACCCCAAGCTGGCCGGCCAGTACCACGACTACATCGCCCACTCGCTGCAGATGTACCGCGACGGCGACCGCGAGCACGCGCTGATGTCGAACCAGGCCAAGACCCTCAACGATCAGCAGATCGCCGACCTCGCCGCCTACTTCGGTTCGCGCGACAAGGGCCAGCTGCGCGACCTGCACGGCATCCACTGA
- a CDS encoding efflux RND transporter permease subunit, with translation MSVAEFSIRRPVTIIMAFVSMFVIGLIAAVRLPLEAFPSISFPFLVVQMPYAGSTPEEVERTLLRPTEDALSTMTGIKRMQGEARADNASVVIEFADWDRDVAIAASEARERIDAIRSDLPDDLQRYFVLKFSTTDQPFLRVRLASDHDLSGSYELIDREFKRRIERLPGVAKVEISGVSPNEVEIAIAPDRLTAHNISLNELTTRLQTVNFSVSAGEIEDGGRRLRVQPIGEITDLQQLRDLVIGTNGTRLGDIAEVRYKPKRMAYGRRLDGRPAVGLDIFKDRNANLVEVSRLALAEVEKVKSESALRGVQFKIISNEGEEVTSSLLELAEAGAVGLVLSMAVLFFFLRHWPSTLMVTLAIPICFVITLGFMYFVGVTLNILTMMGLLLAVGMLVDNAVVVVESIYQEREKMPDQPRLASVIGTRHVAIALSAGTLCHCIVFVPNLFGETNQIKIFMSQLAITISVSLLASWLVAVSLIPMISARLKTPPTINRSTGLIPYLQRNYAALLRWTLEHRGWSVLGILLIIAISILPMTQTKFDMFGGEGGDSANIYYQWKGSYTKEQMSDEVKRVEDYLDANRKKFHITQVYSYYSEDGDASTVITFDKELVKKTKPITDQISKGLPKSARAGIGVGFDEDQGQQNQVQVQLVGDSSAMLEQLGQDIVPILARSPRFRDVRIDAGDRNNELRIRVDRERAAAFGFSADEVSKFVGLALRGATLREFRRGDTEVQVWARFAGADQFNTAEIASFTVRAPDGRTVPLLSMVQVEVRPSATQINRVNRQTTLTIKSNLGDKVTVPEARKEMEAILKRIAFPPGYSYSFDGSAFQRDDEANQQMLFNLLIALIMIYVVMAAVFESLLFPSAIMSGVLFSVFGVFWLFWITGTTFGIMSFIGVLVLMGVVVNNGIVMIEHINNLRRRGLSRTEALVEGSRERLRPILMTMGTAILAMVPIALSTKTSGDMPPYYPMARAIAGGLAFSTVVSLLFLPTIYAILDDLRGGTAKLVRRARGLPAHDAGAAEPAAQHA, from the coding sequence ATGAGCGTTGCTGAGTTCAGCATCCGGCGCCCGGTCACGATCATCATGGCCTTCGTGTCGATGTTCGTGATCGGCCTGATCGCAGCGGTGCGCTTGCCGCTGGAGGCCTTCCCGTCGATCTCGTTCCCGTTCCTGGTGGTGCAGATGCCGTACGCCGGCTCGACCCCGGAAGAGGTCGAGCGCACCCTGCTGCGGCCGACCGAAGACGCGCTGTCGACCATGACCGGGATCAAGCGCATGCAGGGCGAGGCGCGCGCGGACAACGCCAGCGTGGTGATCGAATTCGCCGACTGGGACCGCGACGTCGCCATCGCGGCCTCGGAGGCGCGAGAGCGCATCGACGCGATCCGCAGCGACCTGCCGGACGACCTGCAGCGCTACTTCGTGCTCAAGTTCTCCACCACCGACCAGCCGTTCCTGCGCGTCCGGCTGGCCAGCGACCACGACCTGTCCGGTTCCTACGAGCTGATCGACCGCGAATTCAAGCGCCGCATCGAGCGCCTGCCGGGCGTGGCCAAGGTCGAGATTTCCGGGGTGTCGCCGAACGAGGTCGAGATCGCGATCGCGCCCGACCGCTTGACCGCGCACAACATCAGTCTCAACGAGCTGACCACGCGCCTGCAGACGGTCAATTTCTCGGTGTCGGCCGGCGAAATCGAGGACGGCGGCCGGCGCCTGCGGGTGCAGCCGATCGGCGAGATCACCGACCTGCAGCAGCTGCGCGACCTGGTCATCGGCACCAACGGCACCCGCCTGGGCGACATCGCCGAGGTCCGCTACAAGCCCAAGCGCATGGCCTACGGCCGACGCCTGGACGGCCGTCCGGCGGTGGGCCTGGACATCTTCAAGGACCGCAACGCCAACCTGGTCGAGGTCTCGCGCCTGGCCCTGGCCGAGGTCGAGAAGGTCAAGTCCGAGTCGGCGCTGCGCGGGGTCCAGTTCAAGATCATCTCCAACGAGGGCGAGGAGGTGACCAGCTCGCTGCTGGAACTGGCCGAGGCCGGCGCGGTCGGCCTGGTGCTGTCGATGGCAGTGCTGTTCTTCTTCCTGCGCCATTGGCCGTCGACGCTGATGGTGACCCTGGCGATCCCGATCTGCTTCGTGATCACCCTGGGCTTCATGTACTTCGTCGGCGTGACCCTCAACATCCTGACCATGATGGGCCTGCTGCTGGCGGTCGGCATGCTGGTCGACAACGCCGTGGTGGTGGTCGAGAGCATCTACCAGGAACGCGAGAAGATGCCGGACCAGCCGCGGCTGGCCTCGGTGATCGGCACCCGCCACGTCGCCATCGCCCTGTCGGCGGGCACCCTGTGCCACTGCATCGTGTTCGTGCCGAACCTGTTCGGCGAGACCAACCAGATCAAGATCTTCATGTCGCAGCTGGCGATCACGATCTCGGTCTCGCTGCTGGCCTCGTGGCTGGTCGCGGTCAGCCTGATCCCGATGATCTCGGCGCGGCTGAAGACCCCGCCGACGATCAACCGCAGCACCGGCCTGATCCCCTACCTGCAGCGCAACTACGCCGCGCTGCTGCGCTGGACCCTGGAGCACCGCGGCTGGAGCGTACTCGGCATCCTGCTGATCATCGCCATCAGCATCCTGCCGATGACCCAGACCAAGTTCGACATGTTCGGCGGCGAAGGCGGCGACAGCGCCAACATCTACTACCAGTGGAAGGGCAGCTACACCAAGGAACAGATGTCGGACGAGGTCAAGCGGGTCGAGGACTACCTCGACGCCAACCGCAAGAAGTTCCACATCACCCAGGTGTACTCGTATTACAGCGAGGACGGCGACGCCAGCACGGTCATCACCTTCGACAAGGAGCTGGTCAAGAAGACCAAGCCGATCACCGACCAGATCAGCAAGGGCCTGCCGAAGTCGGCGCGCGCCGGCATCGGCGTCGGCTTCGACGAAGACCAGGGCCAGCAGAACCAGGTCCAGGTGCAGTTGGTCGGCGATTCCAGCGCCATGCTCGAGCAGCTCGGCCAGGACATCGTGCCGATCCTGGCCCGCAGCCCGCGCTTCCGCGACGTGCGCATCGACGCCGGCGACCGCAACAACGAACTGCGCATCCGGGTCGACCGAGAGCGTGCCGCCGCGTTCGGCTTCAGCGCCGACGAGGTGTCCAAGTTCGTCGGCCTGGCCTTGCGCGGCGCGACCCTGCGCGAGTTCCGCCGCGGCGACACCGAGGTCCAGGTGTGGGCGCGCTTCGCCGGCGCCGACCAGTTCAACACCGCCGAGATCGCCTCGTTCACCGTGCGCGCGCCGGACGGCCGAACCGTGCCGCTGCTGAGCATGGTCCAGGTCGAGGTGCGCCCGTCGGCGACCCAGATCAACCGGGTCAACCGCCAGACCACCCTGACCATCAAGTCCAACCTCGGCGACAAGGTCACCGTGCCGGAGGCGCGCAAGGAGATGGAGGCGATCCTCAAGCGGATCGCGTTCCCGCCGGGCTACAGCTATTCCTTCGACGGCAGCGCGTTCCAGCGCGACGACGAGGCCAACCAGCAGATGCTGTTCAACCTGCTGATCGCCCTGATCATGATCTACGTGGTGATGGCGGCGGTGTTCGAGTCGCTGCTGTTCCCCTCGGCGATCATGAGCGGCGTGCTGTTCTCGGTGTTCGGCGTGTTCTGGCTGTTCTGGATCACCGGCACCACCTTCGGGATCATGTCCTTCATCGGCGTGCTGGTGCTGATGGGCGTGGTGGTCAACAACGGCATCGTCATGATCGAGCACATCAACAACCTGCGCCGGCGCGGCCTGTCGCGTACCGAAGCGCTGGTCGAAGGCAGCCGCGAGCGGCTGCGCCCGATCCTGATGACCATGGGTACGGCGATCCTGGCGATGGTGCCGATCGCGCTGTCGACCAAGACCAGCGGCGACATGCCGCCGTACTACCCGATGGCGCGCGCGATCGCCGGCGGCCTGGCGTTCTCGACCGTGGTCAGCCTGCTGTTCCTGCCGACCATCTACGCCATCCTCGACGACCTGCGCGGCGGCACCGCCAAGCTGGTGCGGCGCGCGCGCGGCCTGCCGGCGCACGACGCGGGCGCGGCGGAACCGGCGGCGCAGCACGCCTGA
- a CDS encoding AAA family ATPase, producing MYLDHYGLKEPPFSITPDPRFVFLSERHRDALAHLLFGVGQGGGGGFVLLTGEVGTGKTTLCRLLLEQLPDNARAALVLNPRLSPVELLETIGEELRLDLAGRRGSVKALVDALNAYLLDAYARGLRVVLIVDEAQNLSRDALEQVRLLTNLETDTQKLLQIVLIGQPELRDMLARPDMRQLSQRITARFHLTPLDVLETAALLRHRYRVAGGQRLPFTAAAVKRIHAHSGGVPRLINVISERALLGGYARDDATIGESLVDQAAQEALAPVARRRRYARIAAVAAVLAGVVAAAAWWWRPIETAATATAATPQARAGHGRGAAKPVAPARAAAPVAAAAKPQAKAETRVEAAAIPRLDAAAATRRVGEAAAEPVAAWQRLLGLWQLPADAAAAETASACARSVAPGLYCLRGYARLDALAALGRPVLLRLNADGRSAWALLRGVDAVDARLWLHGGEADLDRIALQRLWNGEYAALWRGPDGLSTPLPKPLQGAPQQWLDARLGVEAADAEDVRRFQAARGLRSDGVIGPETLFALSAADSAGPRLQRVLE from the coding sequence ATGTACCTGGATCATTACGGGCTCAAGGAACCGCCGTTCTCGATCACGCCCGACCCGCGCTTCGTGTTCCTCAGCGAACGCCACCGGGACGCGCTGGCGCACCTGCTGTTCGGCGTCGGCCAGGGCGGCGGCGGCGGCTTCGTCCTGCTGACCGGCGAGGTCGGCACCGGCAAGACCACCCTGTGCCGCCTGCTGCTGGAGCAATTGCCCGACAACGCCCGCGCCGCGCTGGTGCTGAACCCGCGCCTGAGTCCGGTCGAACTGCTGGAGACCATCGGCGAAGAACTGCGCCTGGACCTGGCCGGCCGCCGCGGCAGCGTCAAGGCGCTGGTCGACGCGCTCAACGCCTATCTGCTCGACGCCTACGCGCGCGGGCTGCGCGTGGTGCTGATCGTCGACGAAGCGCAGAACCTGTCGCGCGACGCGCTGGAGCAGGTGCGCCTGCTGACCAACCTGGAAACCGATACCCAGAAGCTGCTGCAGATCGTGCTGATCGGCCAGCCCGAGTTGCGCGACATGCTGGCGCGGCCGGACATGCGCCAGCTGTCGCAGCGCATCACCGCGCGCTTCCACCTGACCCCGCTCGACGTGCTGGAGACGGCGGCGCTGTTGCGCCATCGCTATCGCGTCGCCGGCGGCCAGCGGCTGCCGTTCACCGCCGCGGCGGTCAAACGCATCCACGCCCATTCCGGCGGCGTGCCGCGCCTGATCAACGTGATCTCCGAACGCGCCTTGCTCGGCGGCTACGCCCGCGACGACGCGACGATCGGCGAGTCGCTGGTCGACCAGGCCGCGCAGGAAGCCCTGGCGCCGGTCGCGCGCCGCCGCCGTTACGCGCGCATCGCCGCGGTCGCGGCGGTGCTCGCCGGCGTGGTCGCGGCCGCGGCCTGGTGGTGGCGGCCGATCGAGACCGCCGCCACCGCGACCGCGGCGACGCCGCAGGCGCGCGCCGGCCACGGCCGCGGTGCGGCCAAGCCGGTTGCGCCGGCTCGCGCCGCAGCCCCGGTTGCCGCGGCGGCGAAACCCCAGGCCAAGGCCGAAACCCGCGTCGAAGCGGCCGCGATACCGCGCCTGGACGCGGCGGCCGCGACGCGCCGGGTGGGCGAGGCCGCCGCCGAGCCGGTGGCGGCCTGGCAGCGCCTGCTCGGCCTGTGGCAGCTGCCGGCCGATGCGGCTGCGGCCGAAACCGCGTCGGCCTGCGCGCGCAGCGTCGCGCCGGGGCTGTACTGCCTGCGCGGCTACGCTCGCCTGGACGCGCTGGCCGCGCTGGGCCGGCCGGTGCTGCTGCGCTTGAACGCCGACGGCCGCAGCGCCTGGGCGCTGTTGCGCGGCGTCGATGCGGTCGACGCGCGGCTGTGGCTGCACGGCGGCGAGGCCGATCTCGACCGGATCGCCCTGCAGCGCCTGTGGAACGGCGAATACGCCGCCTTGTGGCGCGGTCCGGACGGTTTGAGCACGCCCTTGCCCAAGCCCCTGCAGGGCGCGCCGCAGCAGTGGTTGGACGCGCGCCTCGGGGTCGAAGCGGCGGACGCGGAAGATGTGCGCCGGTTCCAGGCCGCGCGCGGCCTGCGCAGCGACGGCGTGATCGGCCCGGAAACCCTGTTCGCGCTGTCGGCGGCGGATAGCGCCGGGCCGCGCCTGCAACGGGTACTGGAGTAG